In a single window of the Nitrospinaceae bacterium genome:
- a CDS encoding isoprenyl transferase produces the protein MTLPIDSRIDLSRLPAHVGIIMDGNGRWAKKRFLPRLAGHREGVKAVDRVVSHASTMGIKALTLYSFSLENWSRPRDEVNALMEILAEYLERELSRILEVGIRFNTIGHVEDLPLFAQEWVSRAVAETADREGMILTLALSYSSRREIADAAQALAREAIAGKISPENIDESDIERNLYTSDLPELDLLIRTSGELRLSNYLLWQAAYAEMYFTDLYWPNFGERELESAVLAFQSRVRKFGLTEDQIAPPKV, from the coding sequence ATGACCCTCCCCATCGATTCACGCATTGACCTATCCCGGTTACCTGCTCATGTCGGGATCATCATGGACGGCAATGGTCGATGGGCCAAGAAACGTTTTTTGCCGCGACTAGCCGGCCACCGCGAAGGTGTTAAGGCAGTGGATCGCGTTGTTTCTCACGCCAGTACAATGGGCATCAAAGCCCTCACCCTCTATAGTTTTTCCCTCGAAAACTGGAGTCGCCCCAGGGATGAAGTAAATGCCTTGATGGAAATTCTGGCTGAATATCTAGAACGGGAACTTTCCAGAATTCTCGAAGTAGGCATCCGCTTCAACACCATAGGTCATGTTGAGGACTTGCCTTTGTTTGCCCAGGAGTGGGTAAGCCGCGCGGTGGCCGAGACAGCTGACAGGGAAGGGATGATTCTTACCCTTGCGCTCAGCTACAGTTCGCGTCGTGAGATTGCCGATGCGGCACAGGCTCTGGCGCGCGAGGCGATTGCCGGAAAGATTTCCCCCGAGAATATCGATGAGAGCGACATCGAAAGGAACCTTTACACGTCCGATCTTCCGGAGCTTGATTTGTTGATTCGGACCAGTGGTGAGCTTCGCCTGTCTAATTATCTTTTGTGGCAGGCTGCTTATGCCGAAATGTATTTCACAGATCTGTATTGGCCAAATTTCGGAGAGCGGGAACTCGAATCCGCCGTTCTCGCCTTTCAATCCCGGGTGAGGAAATTTGGTTTGACTGAAGACCAAATCGCTCCTCCGAAAGTTTGA